Proteins encoded together in one Oncorhynchus mykiss isolate Arlee chromosome 7, USDA_OmykA_1.1, whole genome shotgun sequence window:
- the LOC110495473 gene encoding G-protein coupled bile acid receptor 1-like, with protein sequence MDDLANDSAVRPLLSEARLIYAITVPLSTAIILANLVIILGISCNRQLYNTPNYFFLSLLVADLCTGVALPFIPWMGLNRPLSFSSCLLVHIFPNFLFLAFLFNLVIVHYERYMCIVSPLHYSSFWVHRRFPLVLLAVWAPPLLYASLPAFGWNNRAGPGWNGCCSFNDTGALGAPVNCSTVVAAVAAPVGSECCSYRRVFPNAFIYLEVYGLLAPAILSIAGMTGRVLWITRGQMKDICRLHRSVATRGGGQASEREQRLNLRYTRCVAAVSLTFLACWVPYIIYIHVCVAFLLSKETRGNSTTHIVLSCTGIGSMAVMPLVLGLANRQYTDPVRKLLHKLRDRWRRRQDSEDMAL encoded by the coding sequence ATGGATGACCTGGCCAATGACTCTGCTGTGCGGCCGCTGCTGTCGGAGGCACGTCTCATCTACGCCATCACCGTGCCCCTGTCCACCGCCATCATCCTGGCCAACCTGGTCATCATCCTGGGCATCTCCTGTAACCGTCAGCTCTACAACACCCCAAACTACTTCTTCCTGAGCCTGCTAGTGGCTGACCTGTGTACGGGCGTGGCCCTGCCGTTCATCCCCTGGATGGGACTCAACCGTCCGCTGAGTTTTAGCTCCTGTCTCCTGGTTCATATTTTTCCTAATTTCTTGTTCCTGGCGTTCCTGTTTAACCTGGTGATAGTTCATTATGAGAGGTACATGTGCATCGTGAGTCCGTTACATTATAGTAGCTTCTGGGTTCACCGCCGCTTCCCGCTGGTGCTGCTCGCCGTGTGGGCGCCGCCACTGCTCTACGCCTCCTTGCCCGCCTTCGGCTGGAACAACCGGGCCGGCCCAGGGTGGAACGGCTGCTGCTCGTTTAACGACACGGGTGCGCTGGGTGCGCCGGTGAACTGTTCCACCGTGGTGGCAGCGGTAGCGGCGCCGGTCGGCTCTGAGTGCTGCTCTTACAGACGGGTCTTCCCCAACGCCTTCATCTACCTCGAGGTGTACGGGCTGCTGGCGCCTGCCATCCTGTCCATCGCGGGCATGACGGGACGTGTGCTGTGGATCACCCGGGGCCAGATGAAGGACATCTGCCGGCTGCACCGCTCTGTGGCGACCAGGGGGGGCGGTCAGGCCTCGGAACGGGAGCAGCGGCTCAACCTCCGCTACACGCGGTGCGTGGCTGCCGTGTCGCTGACCTTCCTGGCCTGCTGGGTGCCCTACATCATCTACATACACGTCTGCGTGGCGTTTCTGCTCAGCAAGGAGACGCGCGGGAACTCCACCACACACATCGTGCTGTCGTGCACGGGGATCGGGAGCATGGCAGTGATgccgctggtcctggggctggccaACAGGCAGTACACGGACCCGGTGAGGAAACTCCTCCATAAActcagagacagatggaggaggagacaggactcTGAGGATATGGCTCTCTGA